In Anopheles arabiensis isolate DONGOLA chromosome 2, AaraD3, whole genome shotgun sequence, the genomic window TAGAATTCTTGGTACTAGAAATGGTACTTTTACGTTCTTCGGTACACTCGTTTGTGCTTCAAGAGCTCTAaatcgtttttgtttatttatctaCTGTATCGTGAAATTCCTATGATGTCCAGACGTTACTCTGGAATGCAATGCTAACAGAGCCTTCGTCTTGTTCTTTTGCCCCAATTTGCCTCCCTCACATCTATCACACCCAGTTGAACCGATGTACAATGCATTCCAAACGGTAGCTTCCAGCGTTGGAATTTCCAGTCCAGGATGtaataaacaatttaattgGTTTTCGAATTAGCCAACCTTTCTACTCTTTGGGTAATTTATGATCCTTTGAAGCAGTTTCCGTGGGAAGAGAGGAATGACAGAGGAAAATAATGAACACAAAATTCCCTGaacttgttatttttttgcgaATAGCTTTTATTGCCCTTTATATCCCAAAATACATCGCAACAGGATCCTTTCAGCATATATTACACGGCGTTAGTTGATATAACTTAATTTACACGTACAACGGAATGTGCTGGCGAGTCAAAATTAACTCCTGCCTCTCAGCCGACATGGAATGGAATGAGATCCGGTTCGTACCCCGCGTTGATGGCCGCGCGACCACGTCTAGGGCACCAGCCTTACACCGACCGGACGGGCACCGGGTGCAACACGGCGCAGCTCCTCCTCGTTCTTCAGCTCCCGGATCTGCACCTGATCGCCCTGTTCCGGTCCGAGCAGCGCACGGATTGCCTTGCGAATCTCCTCGTTCAGCTTTTCCTCCGACGGGTTACCCTTCACGACAATGACCTGCTGCTCGTAGTTGCGCTCCTGCTCGGCACTCTGGGCCCCAGCCTTTGCTGGGGTAGCTGGTACGGTTGTACTTGTCGGTGCACTCTGATGACTACCGGCTGGATGTTGTGCCGTGGGAGTTCTCGCTCTGCGCATCATCCGCGAGCTGGATCGTGCGATCGGTTTCGCCGCTACGATCTTGTCGGTACTGTCATCACTGCTCGCATCTTTAGCGGTGTCATCAGCTAGCACAATCGTTGCCAATAGTGCAATCAGCAGCACGGAGGGTAGCAAATATCTTCGCAATAGTACCAtgatgacacacacactcactctcacacacgcaACGAAACGGAACCCTTGTGAACAGCGCGTAGATCTTCCTCGGAACGGCTCGCACCGGTAACTAATGATGCATCCGTAGCGGGCGGTTCATTTTTATAGAGTTTATTCTGGGGCCTGAGCTCCAAAAACCGGCTTGAgcggctttttttttcttcatcgcGACATTGCTCCCTTCCCCACCTATTTGTGTAGTTTTTGGCGAGAGATGAGAGGACGAGAGAGGATAAGAGGTTTACATAATCTCATCGATCACCGAGGTTCGATACGGCGAACGGGGCAAATGAAAGCGAATCTTACCTCTGGTTAGTCTGGTTGTTGTACCGATTGAAACGAGTTCGAAAGAGAGGCCGAGAAATGTAAAAGAGGGAAGTTTGCAACGTTTCGATTAAAATagaatttcaaaaaagttaaCAAAACCTGCCAGTTTGAAGGTTTATACAGCGTTTTTGTAATTAACCGGAATATGTTAAAATCAGTTTAGAGGCAGCGAGCTTTTATTGCTCGGATTAAACATTTGCCCCAAAACTAAGGAAATTTCAGGTCATTTGCCAGTCGGTCAGTTTTGGACACGAGATCGAACACGAGCAAACCTGCCTTCAGAGAGATTACGTTTAAGGTCGTGCTGATTTACACGTCGTACCCGTGGCTTGGCTTGGGGATGCTTTCGGGGGCTTTGATTAGAATGCTCGAAACCGGTCCCTCCCAAAAACTGGAACTTCGAACAAAGTCAAGAACTTCGTATGCAAATAAAGCCATCCATTGCCGTGCGGAGTTGATTTAGGTTCCCCATGGGGAGCTTCGAAACTAGCGCTAAACAAACAGAACGTACCaagaacaagcaaaaaaaacgaaattggGATTGGTTGGATAGTTCGGGATTCGGTTTCCCAGTGATGATAGTATTAAAGCACACTGTGCAAATATGAACTCTACTCGGATCGAATATCTCTTACGACCATCCTCCACCACACATCTACTCTATTGAAATGCGCAAATAACCCTTAAAGCTTCCCAAGCCACTCAGTCTAGTTGTTTTCTTTCCGCAAACGAAAGTATACAGCACGATCCGTGTGCACGGTTTGTCTTcagtttgctttcgttttcatCATTTCAAATACCCTTTGCTGCCCTCACGCCTTTCGCACGTAGCCCAACATCCGCAGCACGGTTTGCAGCAACGGGTAGGCCTCATTGTGACAATCGCCCTGAAAGTCGTCCGTATCGATCGTCCAAAGCATAATTCCGCCAAGCTTTTTGTCCATCGCGTACTTCACCTTCGTGCCGATCGTTTCGATCCCATCGAACGTCATCCACTGATCGTCGTGGTAGGCGTACTTTACCGCATTTTGAGCCAACGATTTAACCACCCAAGGGTTGGGTGTGGTACGATTTGGCTTCAACATCTCACACACTTCATTGTAGCCGAGTGAACCGGCGCTGCGAGTGTAGGGACCGGGTGCTCCAGGGCTGACGGCTTTGATCCCCGGTGCCATTAGACGGCTCGGTACGACGGTGTACGTTTTGGCGTGTGTCGTGATGCCTAGGGAGAACTTGTCCATCGGGCAGCCGGTCTTGCTGATGTACGCGATCGTTGTATCCTGCCGAAAGTGATTAGTTGGTCAATATATCCGTGGCAGAGAGATCCTCCCTGTTCCTTACAATAGTCTCCCCGGTGGAAGAATCTCCATACAGTGGAGCATCCAGCGTTGCCTTATCGCTTCTCGAGTAGTCGTACGTCATCAGATTGATAAAGTCTAGCTCTTCGCACAGCTTGGGCAGATCGTAACCGGCCTGCAGGATCTGCTTCGAGGCACTGATCGCGGCCGTAAGTATCTTATTCCGCCTTGCGAACCTATTCCGCAGTGCCTGCACGAGCAGGACAAAGTTTTCGCGATCTTCTGGAATGCCCCCGCGCTGGAAGAACAATCCTGAAGGTGGTTTTGTTGGATCGAGGTGATCGGGATGCGTAACTTACCATTGTAGGATACTCCCAGTCGAGATCTAGCCCATCGAACCCATAGTGCACGAGATAGCGAAGCGTTTGGTCAGCAAATGCGTCACGCGTTGACTCACGTTCGGCcatcttgtgtgtgtttttgtatgtggaaccagcggcggacaagaaaacaacaacaaaaccaatcgTTATCTTCATAAAGCGAATGTGTGTTCGCTCCTCCATTCGATTGATAACGCTTACCAGTGAGTACTTCTCCGAACCCTCGTTCCAGCCACCGATCGCGAGCAGCACCTTCAGGCAAGGGTTCTCCTCCTTGAGGGCAACAACCCGCGCGTAACCCTCTGAGAAGCAAAGAATGGTTCATCAACCATACACTCCTTACCGACACAATTACAATCGTAACTCACTGTTCACATTGACATCGTTGAAGTAATCGAGCGAATCAATTCCACCGCCTATGTTTAACCCGGCAAACGTGTACACCAAGTGTGTGCAATGGTCGGGCACGATGTAGGAAACGTTGAACGATCCGCTGCCCTCGCGATAGTTCGACCAGCTTGCCAGATAGCACACCACACGGTACGGTTCTAGTGGAGGATGAAAAGGTAGACGATAGAAGATCATTTCGATCTGACTCTTGCTCCACGGGAAATTTGCTCACTTTTTGGACATTCCTCTGCTCCATAGACTCCCACCAAAGCCACCAAACTCCAGAGCAATGTTGCTCCAATACCTAGCAATTGTAACGGTTGCATTGTAACTGAAGTGGCCAGGCCATTTCTCATTTATTGGGACCGTTTTGGGACGTTTTTGAGATAAAATGCTATCTACAACGAGTATGTAAGATCTTACGATATAACGATCTTAACGATACTGTTGCGTACTGTGTGATATAAACTTTCGTGGGGAGAAAACATATCTTTGTAACTGCTTCAGACCGGGTTTGCCAGCGGGAAGCACACTCCTTATGGTGCtccgttttatttattttttcttctcttttttgtgaACAACCTTGAAACAGATACTCACAAACCCGGGCCGGTGCGCTCGATCTTCCTTCATTTgtgcgtttgacatttgaaaGTGTCGTCGTTTCCGCGCTCGCTAGCTCGGTCAGCGTTCGACGACCTGGAAAGCTCTTGCTGAACTCGTTATTTGAATGCATTCATGTCGCGCGCGTATGCAGTCGCAAAAGGGGTTTATTTTGGCAATTGGAACGTGGGATGACATTCAAAATAACCACGAAAGAAGAGGCGCATCTCgtgcgtgttttgtgtggGTTTGGGTCATGCTTGGGTGTTGGCGAATTGGTTGCCTTATAGGAGTTGGTAAGCTAATAGAGTTGCTGATTGGGTTGAATGATGATACACTTTGTAAAGTGGTTTTAAATGTTGCAATTTCTATTTGCACTAGGAAGAAACGAATCTTAAAACATTGCAGAACAACTTTAGATAATATTTAACGCTTGTGTCGAATTTTGTTAAATACGATATATAtatttcttcgtcttcttcttcttcttcttcttcttcttcttcttcttctttttcttcttcttcttcttcttcttcttcttctt contains:
- the LOC120894847 gene encoding probable chitinase 2, which gives rise to MQPLQLLGIGATLLWSLVALVGVYGAEECPKKPYRVVCYLASWSNYREGSGSFNVSYIVPDHCTHLVYTFAGLNIGGGIDSLDYFNDVNVNKGYARVVALKEENPCLKVLLAIGGWNEGSEKYSLMAERESTRDAFADQTLRYLVHYGFDGLDLDWEYPTMRGGIPEDRENFVLLVQALRNRFARRNKILTAAISASKQILQAGYDLPKLCEELDFINLMTYDYSRSDKATLDAPLYGDSSTGETIDTTIAYISKTGCPMDKFSLGITTHAKTYTVVPSRLMAPGIKAVSPGAPGPYTRSAGSLGYNEVCEMLKPNRTTPNPWVVKSLAQNAVKYAYHDDQWMTFDGIETIGTKVKYAMDKKLGGIMLWTIDTDDFQGDCHNEAYPLLQTVLRMLGYVRKA